Sequence from the Halobaculum rubrum genome:
GGCGTCGAGACGGCCGTCCCGCTGGACACCCGCGAGCGCGTCGTCGCGCTCGCTGACGAGGTCCGGGGAGAGTTGGGTGACGACACGGGAGGCGCGGAGACTCCCTCGGACGACGCGTTCGGGGTCGACACCGTCGAACGGCCGCCAACCCGCGCGCGGCGACGCTACGTCGCCCGCTACGCGCTCGCGGCGCTTGCGGTAACCGCCGTCGCGGTCGGCGTCGACCGGCTCGTGTTCGACCTGCCGCAGTTCGTCGCTCTCGCGCCGCTGGTCGGCGTTGCGCTGGCGCCGCTCGCGGGACATCTGACGTGGACACACCGCGGGCACGCGACCGCCTCCGACGGGCTCGTCACCCGGACGGGGGTGATCCGTCGCCACACCCGGCTGGTGCCGTACTTCCGGCTACAGACCGTGTTCGTCTCGCGGACGGTCTTTCAGCGGCGGCGACGACTCGCGTCCGTCGTGGGCGACTCGGCGTCCTCCTCCGGCCTGCTCGGCGGCGACGCGGTCGCCCACGACCTCGATGCGGACGCCGCCGACCGGCTTCGCGAGGAACTGCTCGACAGGCTGCGCGGGGATATCGCGGGCCGACGACGCGCGCGCCGCGAGCGCCGTCGGCGAGCGGCCTCGGAGGTCACCCCGAACACCGACGAGACCGTGGGGGAGACGGACGCGTTCGATACCGCCGCCGCCAACGGACATGGGTCCGACAGCGACGATGGCAGCGACTCGTGATCGACCGGTCCGTGAGACGGCGATGAGACGCGCCGACCCGGACGACTACCGTCGTGCCCAGTCGAGCATCCGCTCGTAGAACGGCTCGGTGACGAGCGCGTCGGCGTCGCCGACGAGACACAGCGCCTTCTTCGCGCGCGTCAGCGCGACGTTGACGCGGCGGGTGTCCTCGAAGATGGGCGAGGAGAGGTCGCCGGTGGCGACGAACGAGACGACGATCACCTCCTTGCTCGATCCCTGGAACCGGTCGACGGTGTCGACCGTCACGTCGGTCCGACGACCGATCTCGGCGACCTGCGCGCGGAACGGCGCGATCACGCCGATGTCGTCTGGGTCGACGCCGGCGGCGACGTACGCGTCGACGACCTCCGCGACGCGGTCGGCTTCAGTCGGGTTCGCGTTGCCCTCACGGGTGCCGTCGGGGTCGACGAAGCTCACCGCGTCGCGAAGTTCCGGCGGGAGATCGTCGACGGCGACGCCCAGGTCCCCGAGCGTCTGCCCGGCCACCGCCGGCGTCGCCGGACGGAGCTTCCCGTCGTAGAACTCCCGCGAGGAGAACGCCTGGATACGCTGACTCATGCGGTACTGTCGGTCGAGCATCACGCCCGCCTCGGGGTGCTCCTCGATGAGCCGCTGGAACAGCGACTCTCGGAGCCGGTTCTCGGCGCGCACGACCGGCGGGAGCTGCTCGTGGTCGCCCACGAGCACGAAGCGGTCGGCGCGGTTGGTCGCCGCGAGCGTCCCGGGTTCGGTGAGCTGGGAGGCCTCGTCGACGATCGCCACATCGAACGCCTGCTCGCGCATCGTCCGCGAGCCACAGGAGGACGTGGTGGCTGCGACGACCGGCGCCGAGTTCAGTGTCGCCGCGCGGTCGTTCGGCTCGCCGCGGGTGACGAGGCGGAGGTCCTGCATGTCGCCGCGGACGCCCGTCTCGGTGCCGACGCGCAGGACGTCCCCGAAGCCTTGCTCCTGCAGCGCCTCAACGGCGTTGTCGACCGCGCGGTTCGTGAACGCCGAGAGGAGCACCCGGTCGCCCCGCTCGACGAGCGCCTGGACGATGCGGGCGATGGTGTACGTCTTGCCCGTGCCGGGGGGTCCGTGGACGAGCGCGAAATCCTCGGCGTCGACCGCGCGCTCGACGGCGGCGTTCTGCGCGTCGTTGTTGTCGATGAACGGCTTACCGGTCGAACTGCGGTCGGCGAACGCCGGCTCCCGCCGCCCGAACAGCACGTCCTTTCGGTCGGCGTCGCCCTTGAGGACGAAGTCGTGGACCGCGGTGTGCATTCGCGACACCGACAGCTCCGAGGGGTACACGTCGAGCCGGTGCAGCTCCACGGGCTCGTCCGTCTCCACGACGACCTCGTCGCTCAGTTTCGTGATGCGGCCCAACTCGGAGTGCCCCGACGCCGGGTCGCCGTCGGACGCCAGCGCCACGTCGCCCTCGCGGAGCTTCGAGACGGCGTCGCTGTCCTTGCGGGCGGTGAGCCGCCATCGGCCGTCGCCGATCGGCTCCTCGGAGACGGGCTCGAGATCGATCAGCGCGCGGTCGTCGGCTGCGCGTTCCCCGGCGGTCTGTTCCCAGAGCTTCCGGTACTCCGCGTGGGTCTCGCGGCGCTCCTCCTCCAGTGCGCGGTAGGTTTGTTCGAAGTACTCGCGCTCCGCCTCGGGAAGCGCCGTGCCGATCTGGCCGGCCTTCGACTCCTGATCGAGACGGCCCGAGACGACCATGCACGTGTCCTGCTCGAAGCAGTACTCGCATTTCGCGTCGGCCTCGTACCCCGTCGGGACGGACATGTCGAACTCCGTCGCGGCGATCTCGTTGCGCTGGCGGACGACGAACTCGAGCAGGCCCTTGCCGACCGAGAACTCCTTGGCCGGCGAGAGGTCGCCGGACTCCTCGCCGCGGTCGAGCGCGGTGTTTTTGGTGTACAGCAGCGTGCCCGTGTCCGCGTCGACGCCGCGCTCGCGCAGGAGGAGCGCGTAGCAGGCCGCCTGGATCTTGTCCTGGAAGCGCGGCTCGCGGTTCGTGTTCTTCCCCGTCTTGAGCTCGACGGGTTGTCCGCGGCGCAGCGCGTCCGCGCGGCCCTTGATGCCGAAGGTGGGCGATATCAGCGTGTACTCCGAGCGCCACTCCGACTCGTCGGGGCCGCCGTCCCACTCAGAGAGCGAGGCGTTCGCGGCGTCGTCGCCGTCCGCGGACGCGTGTTCGCCGCCCGCGGACCCGGTTGCGTCTCCCACGGACGCGACGCCGTCCGTGGCGAGGGTCCCCTGGTTGAGCCATCCCTCGATCGCGGCGGCGTTGCGCCGAACCTCGTCGACGACCTCCTCGCGCTCCATTCCGAGCAGGCCGAGCTCGAGGCCCGCCTCCGCGACGCGGTCGTCGATCGACTCCTCCAGGTCCACGCCCCGGAGGAGGTCGCCGAACACCTCGTGGACGACCGTCCCCTTCACGACGGGGTAGTTCAGCGGGATGCCCGAGAGCTTGTTCAGATAGTACATCCGCGGGCACTGCACCCACGACCGAATATCGGTCACGTCGACGAGGAAGTCCGGCTCGAGGACGACGTACGACTCCGAGGAGGTGGTGTACCCCTCTCGGTCGCCGTAGTCGTCGCGCTCGGCGTCGGTGACGAGCAGTTCCATCCCCTCCTCGGCGTGCTCGGCGGTGTGGGTCCACTTCCCCCACAAGGTGACGGTGACTGAGTCACCGGCGCCGCGGTCAGCTTTCACCGTCAACTCGGCGAGGTCGCGCTCGCCGTAGCGCGTGCTCACCTGCCGGACCTCGCCGACTTCCAGGAGGGGACCGCGAACGTTCACTACCGGAGGGGGCGGGCGCTCGGGAAAAACGGTGTCGGTGCGATCGCCACTACCCTGCATCTTCGTCCGACAGCGACCGCCCGGCCACGGGATCGGGTCGTTCGCGGGGCGACGTCACTCTCCCGGTGCGCGCTCGACGCCGCGGATCTCGATCGCCGCCCCCCCGTCTGCGGCGTCGTCGACGGAGACGCTCCAGCCGTGGGCGTCGGCGATCTCGGCGACGATCGCGAGCCCGAAG
This genomic interval carries:
- a CDS encoding AAA domain-containing protein, with the translated sequence MNVRGPLLEVGEVRQVSTRYGERDLAELTVKADRGAGDSVTVTLWGKWTHTAEHAEEGMELLVTDAERDDYGDREGYTTSSESYVVLEPDFLVDVTDIRSWVQCPRMYYLNKLSGIPLNYPVVKGTVVHEVFGDLLRGVDLEESIDDRVAEAGLELGLLGMEREEVVDEVRRNAAAIEGWLNQGTLATDGVASVGDATGSAGGEHASADGDDAANASLSEWDGGPDESEWRSEYTLISPTFGIKGRADALRRGQPVELKTGKNTNREPRFQDKIQAACYALLLRERGVDADTGTLLYTKNTALDRGEESGDLSPAKEFSVGKGLLEFVVRQRNEIAATEFDMSVPTGYEADAKCEYCFEQDTCMVVSGRLDQESKAGQIGTALPEAEREYFEQTYRALEEERRETHAEYRKLWEQTAGERAADDRALIDLEPVSEEPIGDGRWRLTARKDSDAVSKLREGDVALASDGDPASGHSELGRITKLSDEVVVETDEPVELHRLDVYPSELSVSRMHTAVHDFVLKGDADRKDVLFGRREPAFADRSSTGKPFIDNNDAQNAAVERAVDAEDFALVHGPPGTGKTYTIARIVQALVERGDRVLLSAFTNRAVDNAVEALQEQGFGDVLRVGTETGVRGDMQDLRLVTRGEPNDRAATLNSAPVVAATTSSCGSRTMREQAFDVAIVDEASQLTEPGTLAATNRADRFVLVGDHEQLPPVVRAENRLRESLFQRLIEEHPEAGVMLDRQYRMSQRIQAFSSREFYDGKLRPATPAVAGQTLGDLGVAVDDLPPELRDAVSFVDPDGTREGNANPTEADRVAEVVDAYVAAGVDPDDIGVIAPFRAQVAEIGRRTDVTVDTVDRFQGSSKEVIVVSFVATGDLSSPIFEDTRRVNVALTRAKKALCLVGDADALVTEPFYERMLDWARR